In the Epinephelus fuscoguttatus linkage group LG10, E.fuscoguttatus.final_Chr_v1 genome, tacaatATTCCTTTGAAGGTTTTTACATAGCttattaaaatgattattttcttaatattcctgtttacatgtagCCACGCATAATTTGATTAACGTGCCCTGACATGTTATTTATTATGTCAAAATATGGATAAGTGGAAAGGCTGGAGCCGCTTGTTCCACTTGCTTCTTTTCATCATTACAGGATTTTTCCTCTTGTTGGTGGACTTGTTCCTCCATGCAAatacagcctccctctttcattcctttaacCACCTACTTGAAGAGGTGGGCATTGAATATTTGCGCTTATCCAAAGAGCTGTTAATAACAAAgtatttcataatgtttaaaagtaggtgacCAGATATATGAGCTtctcttttgggcatgcatctatgcaccagccttgcaaactgttggctggGGGGGTTATGTACAACATAACcatgacaatgcacagagctgactgCAAACAGGCAAGAGGTTGTGTGTCGCATCTGGGATAAAAAACCCCAGTGGAAATGTGTATTCTGAGTGTGCCGTACACCCGCCCTAAGAATGCTCCTTAAACCCGAATAATACCGGCATATTCCATATGTCTTACTCTGAAATTCGGCAAATTGGTATATCTAAActgaatatgctgtttacatgacaagcatcaaattcagaatgttGTCATATTTTCAGTAGTAGTTCATTATTAGTGTACAGGAAAATGTAGCCACTGTGTCTACACAGGTGGTGTAGAGTGAGCAGCACAttagcagagcagcaggaggTTCAGCCCTCCATCTGTGTCTAcacaggttgtttttaaattgaaGTAGGAATGTATCTTTGTGTGTGAGATATTTAACTGTGCTTTCTGCCTCTGCCTTCCCAGAGCCCTATGCCATCATGCCACCAGTGGAGTTATTCATGGAGGTGTCTTATGAGGAAAGAAGAGCCATGCTGTACAGGGACTTGGAAAGAGGAGACATTGTGGTGGGGAGGATCAACAACATTAGAGATTACGGCTTCTTCCTTACTCTTCTTTGCACCGCAGGAGGACTGAAGAGAGACATAGAAGACCTAGAGTTGTCGGTATGTCAAGAAGCTAAATCAATTAAATGGGCTTAAGCCCTGTCATAAATCTTGTGACAGATCAAAACCAATCGTTCAACCATTGTAGATGCAGAAGACTTGGATTGTGAGTGGGCCAGGTATACTGGTACAGCTCTGGCTCTGTGAATTCCTGAATGACTGCCAGTAAGAGTAAACAATGTGTCTCATAGTGCACCATGCAGGTTGAGATCTAAAGTCACATGCTTGACATGTATGCGATTTATCCATCTCAGTTCTGACTACCTAATCCACATTTGGTTTCTGGGAATCTCCTGCCCTAAGGGTTCGACCAACATGACCGGTATTCCTCCAGGAATACCTCACAGAACTATAGTTACTTTAGTAACTTCTTGCAAGTCCCTGCACCAGGTGGAACCACACAACACATCTGAAGACTTATCTAAACtgttcagctgttttttttttcctttttcttccaCCTTCAGGCTCTATGTCACATCAGAGAAATTCCCTCCACCGGCAGCCATGATGATCCTTTGTCCTACTACCAGATCGGGGACTTTATCAGAGGTCACTGTCTAAGTTGACTTTGCCTTAAACAACCAGCTGTGTGCGGAGTTTCTCTTACAGCCAGACTTCAGGCTCATTTTACCTAAAGTTGTTAATAAGGCTTTGACAGTCAACAAGTTGGCTTGACTTATTCAACCTATCGTTTTAATGTTGCAGATTAATCGTCGAAACGGATAAACTGGTGCTgataagactttttaaaaactaaCATTTACGGTGAAACTTGGCTCCAGTAGTAGCTGATGGCTGTGTATCCAGTCACGTGGGGACGTACTATCGGCTATTGGCTTTTTCCTATTccaaactattattattattgcatcAGCCTTTAAAAATCCACCAGTTGACCTCAAACAATAGTCATATTAGCGATGACTGGAGACCATCaccaaaacaagcactttcttcacatttgagaagctgaaaccagagaatgtttggcatttttgcttgaaagtTACCtaactgattaatcaattatcaaaatagttatTGAGTCTTTTTTGTCAATGGACTAATCATTGAAGCTCTACAATATCTATATCTGCATGATTTCCAGACAGTTACCAATCAGAATGCCCTCCAGAAATTCACAAGTTAAAAATACCTGAATGTATTTAGATCATGATTTTTTGTTGTgagtttttgctgtttttcatgtcaaaagaaaaatgtggtCAAATCTTCACCTAATATCTGCACTGTCTCATTCTGTAGCTGCGGTGAAAGATATTGACCGCTACCAGGAGAAAATCACAGTGTCCCTCCACCCGGCCTCTCTGTCTTCCAGCTTGGAGCACATTAAACTGGGTGTCTTTCCCCGGGAGGAGCTGCCCATACACTACAGGTAACTacacaacatgacatgacaaaacACTACAAAATACACAACACTGAACTCTGAAAGGCTCTGACAAACTAAgactaatttaaaaaagaaaatgttgtagTTTCAGAATTACTTTAGGGAAAAACATCTGGCTATTTGTGTTTAACACTGATTAATAcattaaaattgaatttaaatttaatttgtttgttgatGGTAACACCCATTTCATCCTGTCATGCTGTATTTTCTGTGATTCTAGCTGCTcgtcattattttatacagatCAGCTGCAGTCACGACTGATGCTCATGTAAACATTTTCTTTGTGAGCTCCGTATTCACTTTATAATCACAAGAGAAGATAAACTATTTAAGTGCAGCTAATTGTAGCATGAGTTGCTATAACTGGAATTAtctgtttagtgtttttatACCTCTGTGCTGGCGAcagccgtggccagaggcatgatatttttgggttgtctgtccatccagcTCTCGTAAACACAACAAGAATGCCTTgaaagaatttcttcaaatttggctcaaaggtcactgtaacctcatgaaacatgtttttggctacTCAAGAAATGATACGCTAATTCTGAAatcattttacacaaatgtctgacaagataaaatgatgaagtgatggcattttatatccagaAGATCAAAggttaacttcactgtgacatcataatgtcctacaaaaacactttttcgcCCATTACTCAACTTCAAGGCGAGACATTTGGTTGGGTACTGAATTGATGacatcttgggtgtccacctctACTGATTGTAtggatcttctgtgctgccgggttgaagatgtgtgtgaaggatTCCACATTTcaccaaaaaatacacttaaagggatagtgcacccaaaaatgaaaattcagccattatctactcacccatatgcagagggaggctcaggtgaagttttagagtcctcacaacacttccagagatccaaggggagaggaggtagcaacacaaccccacctaatggaggctgatggcgccccagattcaaacatccaaaaacacataattgaaactacaaaatatctccatacagctcgtctgtagtgatccaagtgtcctgaagccccgacataaaaagttgtttcgaaaaacgccATTTGAACtatgtttttagcctcattgtagcctgtagctctaactgcctctctgggcgcgagaccagcgaaagtacgtgaacacacatgaacgcggtgcccatgtctcatggtctcctccctcggcatatgggtgagtaaataatggctgaattttaatttttgggtgcactatccctttaaaacctTTCATTAAATTCCTTCAAAGTCTTCATCATAGATATTATAtaagtctggacagacatggatataaactatAACTTGACTGGTTGACGGAGGCATACAGCCATGAGGCCGTAATTCTAGCCTACTTGTTGATCGCGTTCAGTTCTCACGTGGGACTCTGACTCCTCTCCTCTTAGCCGTAGCGTTTGTGCAGCTGCTGACTCCAGTGAGACCTATGAGTGCATACTGAAGAGTTGCCATGGATACCACAACCCCTCCGTAGTGGACTTCCTGCTGGAAAAGGTGGGGATTAGTGACACCCACCCGCCGTCAATGATGAGAGGACTACAAAGGTAAACATGTTGACCGGCTGACTTGACTCACTTGTTTGAAATGAGAGCTCTAAGCAACGCAGCAGTTATCTGATAAGTGTTACTTCTCTCTTATCACCAAATGTCAAGGCAAGTTTCATAATGTGCAAAGAATTATAAGTATGTAAATTAGTAATTGTGAGTATGGAAAACTGTAAGGGAAAAGAACAAATACCTTTATACTGTTATAATTAATGTCTTTGGTTCATGTGCTGTGGCCTGTGAAAAACTTCTCTGTATCTATTCTCTGAGTGTTTCTGTGCCAGGAGACTTTTCTTTCCAAATTTAAAGTTTAGCTTTCCAGGCAGGCAGCTGGTACTCTTTAGGTAAAGGAAACCAACAATGTTGAGAGACAGCTGTTTTAAACGTTGCCGGAGTGTGACCTTGTGCCTCTTTTCTCCACAGTAAAATTTTCAATGAAGAGGATTTTGCTTCTGTAATCAGGAAGAAACAGTCTGCATCATGGGCCTTGAAGTGGTAATTCTAAACTTTTAACTTTAACTGCAGGAAGTGTGTAGATGGACTTGATTCTGTTTTTGAATTGAATCACAATACAAAGTGAGCAACATGTCCTTTCATATAGTCTTTCTTCCTTTGGCTGTTTCTGACTTGACATTAATATAAACCCATTCTCCATCTTCCTTGTCTCTCTTTGTTCCATCAGTGTCCGTGCAGGTGTGGACCACTTCAAACACGGTCGTCACGTGGAAGCCATGAATGAATATAACAAAGCCTTGGATATCGACACTAATAATGTTGAAGCACTGGTGGCGCGTGGAGCTCTGTGAGttgatttttaaatttaagtCATGCATCTTAATTTGGATGTTCTAATACGGTGTAACTCTGGTTTTATATCATGGTTTCCAGTGATTACCAGGGCCTGTATCCCCTGGAAGGTCTTTCATTATTTGACATTTATATATCGTATACCCATCTCAAGAGTTTTCTAAGCCATCTgctttgtgtattttattttggtgaacatttagcagttgtttttaaatgataaatgattgACGTAATTTTTTTCCAAATTGTACATCAAATTGAAGTGGTGAGCACTGACAAAGAAtgtgtcagacagagagaatgcagcaattcatttggaggacaGGGTTTCCCCCAGAAAAGTTGTCAGGCCAGGTGGCAAGTATCTTTTGACAGGGGCTGGAGGCAGCCCGGAGAAGGCTGGCAGTCGAGTTTCTTTTTTGACAGAGGATTTTGATGGTAACAATGCAGATAAGTTTGAAACATATGTAATATGATGCAGCTTTGGGATGTATTTATGAGGGATTGAACTGGGACAAAACAACATTGTGCATAGGGCCCCTAAAAAGCTAGAAATGAGACCTGTCATGGATAGAGAAGTTGCCAAGGACAAAATGCGAAGGATAGATCTCATTGCCGCCTTGAGTCCCATAGTGAATGGTGTTCTGACATCTTATGGTTAAAGGTAATGGTTAGCCATTATCATGAATCACCCTAAATGCAAACTTCGGCTGCTGGCTCGTTTACTATAACATTACTGTTAACATCAACCAGTCAAACATTAACTAACTAGAAAGTTAGAAAACTAGAAGCATTAATACTAGCCAGTTTAACATGACCTCATTGACTTGGGTTGAACTCCCTGTTGCAGCTGTGGCTGTCACAATATCAGAAGCTGGCAGCTCTGTGAGTTGTGTGTATTGAtgcgtgcttgtgtgtgcaGTTACGTGTTGCTGTTCATTTTAACGCTAGCAGGgtgttttcctttattttccagGCTAGTTTAGTTTGAAAacttaaaaattaatttgtaaaaaaaatccctgatgCTTAGTCCCAGGCGGGGGATCGACCCAGGCTGGGCGGGTCTCCTAGCTTGCAATTCACAGGTGGAAACCCTTGAAGAAAATAGAAGGAACAGTATATCAGATAACACACTTGTCCCTGTCTAAATTTCATTGTCAGTGTTGCAGTAATTAGGTATGTTTGGCTCTGCGCCCGCTCAGTGTACCTGATGAAACACAATGATATAACACAAAGGGAGCTCCTCCATGAATGGCATAACAAACATTGATGTTAATGTCAAAACTGTCTTGTTTGTATTTACATAATTGTTAAAGTAAGACTAATCCCTCAGTAAGCATCAAGTCTTTCAATAGAGAATGGAAAAAATCCTTCTCAGAATATAATTGTTTCTCAGTTGCAATACTTACTGCAGATAAAATGATTtgattctctctttttttttaagtttttttttttttagtctcactgtgtgttttcttcCTTGGTTTTTCACAGATACGCTAACAAAGGCAGCATCATGAAAGCTGTATCAGACTTTGAATTGGCCCTGGAGAGCTGTCCAGATCACCGCAATGCCAAGAAGTACCTCTGCCAGACATTGGTGGAGAGAGGAAAACAGTAAGCAGTGTTACCTTTTGCTTTAATCATAGTTCACAGGTGTCTGTCCTGGTAGTTTTCCAATGAATGAGGGATGCATTTGTCCTCTCGCCGTCTCTTGCCTCTGTGCGGCAGGCAGAGAGCAAGAATTGTGTGCTAACATTACTTGTGTGAAAGGGATGGGGGTTCTGTGCTGCCTGTTCATAAAAGGCCAAGTCCAGTGTCAAGGCTGTTGTTCATGTCCATCTTGGAAATTGAGGAAAAGTTTAGTTTGCAGCCTGAAACAAGAGCCAGCCTGCACAGTCCAGCTAACATGTCTTTGTAGGTGAGTGTCTATAAATGAACATGTATCCTGAAGTAATCAGTATCATGCTGCTTAGCCTAAGTGAAAGGTAGAAGAGCCATCGCCAGCAGTTGCACAGCACAGTAGAAACCTCTCCTGTGCTatatttttcatgtcatttttctTCCCATTTATTTTTCCCGTTTGTTCATGTAATTAAAAAGAGGTCAGTGTagagatgggagtggtaacagaaaaatgtaattaaatgtaAGTAATTAATAGAAACAGTTATTTCTGAGTAATAACTGTGACGTTATTAACTCAAAtctattttgtgtgtgtctctctctctctctctctctctctctctctctctctcctctctctctctctctctctctttctctctctctctctctgaaggcTTGAGGAACAGGAGAAACTAGTAACAGCAGAGGGACTGTACAGAAGAGCTCTGTCTCTCGATGACTCAAACCCTGAGGCACAGGAGGCCCTGCACAAGATCACAGACACAATACAGGTGAGCGGACCACCAAACACGCACGCAGCACGTGCGGGACTTAGACAAAGTTGACAGGTATGCACCATGTGTATTTTAGGTTTAACCATTAAAACACATGGCAACAATAATGGGCATATCAAAGCTTTGTCAAGCCTACCCTTAATTGTGGTGTTTCGtatgactttaaaaaaacattacattaataATTAACTTTTTATAGGGTATTTATTTGGAGTTTCAGGCCCTCAGcatatctgttttgtttttttcgttTCACTGCTTTCATACGCTGCAGAAGGAAGCCAAAACAACGCCAAAAACCTGGGTGTACattacctgctcagcaccaaatgACAGACAAAATTAATGATTAACTGGGGAATATAGAGACTTGATTAGCAGCTAGCGAGCCAGGTTTTCCCCTCAGCAGCTGGTGTAGACTAAGAACTAAGTTgtaaggagagtgaatattggacttatatTCACCAGGTGCCTAGACACACAACTCAAAAGAATGTTAATGTTGCTCTGTACCTGCAATACTGGGCTCACAGCTTGTTTctactgcccccaagtggccagaAAATAAATTGGAGCAGGTGTAAATCCAAATTCAGAGGCATGTATGAATCTAACagttggtcagatactgaattggtgacactaaacTTATGTTTCCAACTtggtgctgattgtatagaacTTCTGTGCTGCTTGGTTGAAGATGTGTATGAAGCAGCATCCACATTTTAGAGTTTTTGCGTCTTTTCAGTatatccatatttgaagcattgtctactgtcGTGTCAAACGAgtgtggacagacatggatgtaaactgtaactgcaacttgaatGGTTCACATCAGAAATgtaatacatttgttttttgaaaGTTATCCTGGGGCCGTTTCACCATCATGAACAACTAGTTAAAAAATTTCCCGCACACTCAAAAATCAAGAATATTTAGTACTGATACTGATTTAATTTGGTCCTTTTTCCAGTGTTATCACACCAAACacttaaagcctgctcagaatTAGTGTGTAGTACGGAATTGGGGCATTAAGGGAGATGCCATGCACAGTCTGAAAACGCCCACACACTCTTATCAAGCCTAATCAGTCAAATAAGTAAAAAACACCCATTTAAGTGTACCAGGGGCTTAGTGGGGGTTTTACAATATCTAGACCAGAGCTCCATGCagtgctgtccatggtgctgaatcATGTCTGAGAGCGGCCATAGGGGCATCTGTCTCAAGTTGCCAAATGTTTATCTGATACAGATACTCTACTTAGTTAGAGAAAATATTAGGTATTCTTCTCTCAACAACATCCTGTTACATTCTTAATtttgcacataaacacatacatgtTCCCGACACTGTCGGTTTGTAATACTGATGAAGTCTtttggtgtgtttgtatgtctgCGACCCTGGGCCTCTGCCCTTTGACCCTCCAACTTCCACGGCCTTGTCACCTGCCTTGCGGgggtgaaaataaataaactgcacAATGGCAACGGCTCCTCCACTGGACACTTTGTGTGCCATGTCCCCGGTCCAAATACGGTAACGTTGAAACCTTCTGTGTCTCAATGGGGAACAAATGCTGTTTGTCTTCTCTGCACATCTCTGCTTTTacctctgtccctccatctGCCTCTCTGCTAACTACTGTTCTCTTGGATCACACAACTTTCtctgtggtaaatatgtgaCCCTCCGTATATTTCTCCATCATTCTGTCATCTGTGGTGTGTGATTGTAACGTCTTCTGTCCTTCTCAAACCTTTGacttccctcttcctctccatacTTTTAACTCCCAACACgaatgactgaataaatgaatgaatggctgAATACTGATTGATTTTGGGGTCTCTGTTGCATGTCTTGGGTCATGGCGTGTTTGAATATGTCTCTGTGGACTCTTGCCTGCCATTGTCATgtcttgccttgccttgcccgGCGACCGTAAAGAAATCGATTCGCCGGCGAGAAGAAGCGCTGGCTAAGGAGCAGGAGAAAGCAACGAGCAGCCAGACCAGTGCTGAGAAATTGCGTAAGATCTTAAAAGAGGAGAAGAGGTGAGTTGGCTCTGATCTTTTAAAGGTGTGGCAGGTAAATATACTGCAGATGAAGTCATGCAAGTCATTTCATAACTTCAAAgcatcagctgttttcagtggatgtctttttttttttttttttacaggatgAAGAAAAAACGAAAGAGAtcagtctcttcctcttcttcttcctccacttcctccaagagctcctcttcttcttcatcgtCTTCCTCCTCACGCAGGAAgtccaagaagaagaaaaagaaaaggaggcgATCTGAGCGAGGTAGTAAGCACCATCGCAGGATCTCCTCAAGGGAGAGCAGGAAGAGTGAAGAGGGTAAGagtgagaaagacagaaaggagAAAGTGGAGGACGAGCTGGAGTGGTATCCCGCTCCTCCCAATACCTCCGCCACCTTTCTCAACCAGAAGGGAGGCCCGAGGTTTGGAGAAagggatgaggaggaggtaGTGGAAAAGGATGCTGAAGAAAGACGAATCAGTCAGCTTTATTCTTTGTCAGCAGCTTCAGAAGACGAAGAGTCTGACTCCTCACGCAGAGTGAAGAAAAGAAGGGAAAGGGAAGAAAGCAGGACAAGAGGAAGGAAAAACAGTCAGAGTAGAAGCCtggaaacagaggagagagggagcaggagtAGAGAAAGGAGGGATAGgagcagggagagagggaaggaggataATAGGAAAGACAGGAGAGGCAGTGAGTCCAGGAGGAGAAGCAGCTTAGATGAGAACAGAAAGCGAAAAGTGTCCTGCTCTTCTGCCGAATCTGACTATTCACGAAAATCCAGTTCCAGATCTGAATATTTGGGGAACTCGGGTTCTGCGTACAAACATTTGGAGAGCAGAATGAGACATGACTCTTCCAGAAGGAACTCCTTGGATGGTGGTAGGTGTGA is a window encoding:
- the ttc14 gene encoding tetratricopeptide repeat protein 14 isoform X2 — protein: MPPVELFMEVSYEERRAMLYRDLERGDIVVGRINNIRDYGFFLTLLCTAGGLKRDIEDLELSALCHIREIPSTGSHDDPLSYYQIGDFIRAAVKDIDRYQEKITVSLHPASLSSSLEHIKLGVFPREELPIHYSRSVCAAADSSETYECILKSCHGYHNPSVVDFLLEKVGISDTHPPSMMRGLQSKIFNEEDFASVIRKKQSASWALKCVRAGVDHFKHGRHVEAMNEYNKALDIDTNNVEALVARGALYANKGSIMKAVSDFELALESCPDHRNAKKYLCQTLVERGKQLEEQEKLVTAEGLYRRALSLDDSNPEAQEALHKITDTIQKSIRRREEALAKEQEKATSSQTSAEKLRKILKEEKRMKKKRKRSVSSSSSSSTSSKSSSSSSSSSSSRRKSKKKKKKRRRSERGSKHHRRISSRESRKSEEGKSEKDRKEKVEDELEWYPAPPNTSATFLNQKGGPRFGERDEEEVVEKDAEERRISQLYSLSAASEDEESDSSRRVKKRREREESRTRGRKNSQSRSLETEERGSRSRERRDRSRERGKEDNRKDRRGSESRRRSSLDENRKRKVSCSSAESDYSRKSSSRSEYLGNSGSAYKHLESRMRHDSSRRNSLDGGRCENRGRGDIREVEEAKREKDSRKGREDESNRSDGGNSRKSEGAGNNNNKQNSLTPVPGGEPKKDLPSNLLDIFNQIAQFEKEKGVRPK
- the ttc14 gene encoding tetratricopeptide repeat protein 14 isoform X1, producing MDRDLLRQCLTYHGESLFNKLKCEQTENPDFQAVVSDLCKATCERSDRQDSVLVEQFIARKADILFCPAWKTATHQEEEHEEEDATEPYAIMPPVELFMEVSYEERRAMLYRDLERGDIVVGRINNIRDYGFFLTLLCTAGGLKRDIEDLELSALCHIREIPSTGSHDDPLSYYQIGDFIRAAVKDIDRYQEKITVSLHPASLSSSLEHIKLGVFPREELPIHYSRSVCAAADSSETYECILKSCHGYHNPSVVDFLLEKVGISDTHPPSMMRGLQSKIFNEEDFASVIRKKQSASWALKCVRAGVDHFKHGRHVEAMNEYNKALDIDTNNVEALVARGALYANKGSIMKAVSDFELALESCPDHRNAKKYLCQTLVERGKQLEEQEKLVTAEGLYRRALSLDDSNPEAQEALHKITDTIQKSIRRREEALAKEQEKATSSQTSAEKLRKILKEEKRMKKKRKRSVSSSSSSSTSSKSSSSSSSSSSSRRKSKKKKKKRRRSERGSKHHRRISSRESRKSEEGKSEKDRKEKVEDELEWYPAPPNTSATFLNQKGGPRFGERDEEEVVEKDAEERRISQLYSLSAASEDEESDSSRRVKKRREREESRTRGRKNSQSRSLETEERGSRSRERRDRSRERGKEDNRKDRRGSESRRRSSLDENRKRKVSCSSAESDYSRKSSSRSEYLGNSGSAYKHLESRMRHDSSRRNSLDGGRCENRGRGDIREVEEAKREKDSRKGREDESNRSDGGNSRKSEGAGNNNNKQNSLTPVPGGEPKKDLPSNLLDIFNQIAQFEKEKGVRPK